GATATTCATGGTTTGTGGTGTATCCAACAGCACTGTTTAACACTGAATGATTAGGTGAGTAAGACACGCGTGTATTTTGAGGTCCTCTAAATCGATGTATGTTATATATTGGTACAATACCACCAGGAATTATTTTAGCTCCTACTATTTCaaaatttggaatattttgtggtagATTTGGAACGTTGTCTGCAGGTGTTACCAAATAAAGCGGAAAGCCTCGAGGAAAAAAAGCATTGTTGGGAATACGCCCTCTGAAACTGTTCAAATTCCTTTCGAAATTTTGGTTATAATATCCACTCGGGTAACTGTTGTAATTCCGGGGATTATCTGTATAAAACTCATCATTTGGAATTTGTTTCTTGAACCTGTTGAAATCCCTATCAAAGTTCTGGTTATAATAACTGTTGTAGTCAATATTGTTATTTTGGCGTTTTTCTTTACTGTAACCCGAAGGATATCTTTTTCCAAAATTTTCATGGTAATGTCCGTCATAATCAATTGGATAAAGTTTTCTTTGTAAAGTATTAAAAGGATAATAATTATCATCAAGAGgttgaatattgttttttaaatctgtGGAAATCATCGTAAGTTTGAGAGAAAACGGGATGTTGATTTTGAAAGAACTGTCTCTGAGggttatttgaaaaaaactgtGTCGGAAAAGCATAATGGTGGCCATGATTGAAATTATTTCTATGCTTGTGGAACTCTGGAAACTCAGAAGGTCTAATATTTTCGTTATACTGATACACTGAATTGGGGTACTGAGAATTGTCTCTTGCTCTGAATTTGTGAGTAGGATAGTACGCGTCAAACCCATgagtatttttatgtatatttggaTACTGTTTGTCGTAGTTGCGATAAGTTTTTGAACTTGGTCTGTAGTTTCGGCTGAAAAAGTCATTATGGTAATTTCTTGGATACGTTCTGTGTCTTATGTGATCTGGATCGTAAAAGTTGGTTCTATGTTTATTGTTATCGTATCCATCTCTGCCTATGTGCGATGAAGGATAACGCTCTTCCTTTACAATACGGTAGCCACTATCATCAGCTGCATAAAAACGAACTACAAGATCTCCATTTTCATCACGATATCCGTAAGAACCTTTCAGTCCCTCTGGCGGCTGGTGTTCTTCCTTTCTGAATGAAGAATCCTTTCTCTCTGATAATTGCAAAACTCTTGCAGTTGGTATTTCTTGATCCACACTTTGAACAGTCTCTTTAGCAGATAAAACGTGACTTTGGTCAATTGGTTGTGATTCAAGTGCCACGGTTGTTAAGACTTccataagaagaaaaacaatctaaaaaaaacaaaacaaacaaacatggtatAGTAATATGCTTATGTTTCTTTAAACGTCATTATATGTTCCTGCTTTCAATATTACGTTAAGGTATATTcaattaattattaacttttgaGATTATGCAAATTCGAACAAAAACTTATCAGAGTGATAACATCAAAGCTTTATTTAGTTGGTTAACCTATTATATGCAATCAACCACGTACGTTATGTAAAGCCTTAGCTTACATCTGTAAAAGCATTCTTCTAATgtgtctgttttatttgttttgaatttcgcgcaaagcgactctaaggctatttgcgctagccgtccctaatatagcagtgtaagattagagagaaggcaattagccatcaccacccaccgccaactcttgggctacccttttatcaacgaatagtgggattgaccataatattataacgcctccacggctgaaagggcgagcatatttggtgctaccgggattcgaaagccttaacccacccgggcccgtgtttgttttgttgatcCGATTACTATAATACATAATTCTAAGATATGGTTCTTTAAAGATTTTATGCCACGGACTGTTGACGTCGGGCAGACTTGTGGATAATAATCTGATTTCCAACCTTATTTAAAAAAGGGTCTATGAGTTTCTAAGtgtatttttgatttaaaaacatgGTGATTTGGTGAATGTAATGGAATGCAGTGGAATAAATGGTTGCCATGAAACATGATAAATAGCCAAATGCAATGATTGGTAAGTTTGAcaaaagttttacataatattcgTATAAACGACATTGGATTTGATTTCTACTAGAATCGTACATTTTACAAGCTTCTGCGTTAGTTATCATACTCTAGTTTTAAGCTTAACTGTTTAAGTTTGGTTTGctatgaattttgtgcaaagctatttgagggccacttgcgctagccgtccctaatttcgcaatgATGGACAAGAAGGAAAGCGACTAGTCAATATTATTCACCGCTagcaactactcttttaccaacgaataatgggactgaccgtcacattataacaccccactgCTAAAATTGTAAACATATTCGGAGACTGGAATATGAATCCCACAAcccgcagattgcaagtcgaacgccttaaccaccaggccttACCACACGAACTATTTAAGAACAATCAATGTTTCACACTTATCAGTAAAAAACTTATACTATTCTGAGCTTAAATCCCCCCCTTAAACTAAATTAactagtgaaaataaaataaactattttctccAGACAGATCATGAGTACAAATATCCCAGAACCTTGTTATgtctacattttatttacatgaatTGACTGACCGAGTGGCAACCATAATCATGAAATACGTTTTAatcagaatgtttgttttgatttgttttgaatttcgcgcaaagccatacaaagactttctgcgctagccttccataatttagcagtgtgagacgagagggaaggcagctagttatcaccacccaccgccagctcttgggctgctcttttatcaacgaatagagggattgactgaaatattataatgcactccaggctgaaagggcgagcattttttaTTCGACCCCGCAatcatcagattacgaatcgaatgcctaaatgacttggccatgtcaggccttatcagaatataaaagtaatattttcaccTTTAAATATCAACATTCACATTGTATGGTAATTTATTAACGATTACAGAAATTAGAAAGTGTTTTACATCACTTTTTCAACGTAATTATTTTGATTCAATTTAGAGAAGCTGATTATAACTTTACATTTCCAACAACTAAGAACTATGTAAGTCATATGGTTCCTCAGATATTTTGTACATGTTGAAAAACACGTAGATATGCCCTCTGGTTATTAAATATGGTAGTGGAAGACAAGCTCGTGCGAGTGGATTACCTCATTTTATTTTGGCATGATATAAGaacaatattaatcaaatttttattattagcCTTGCATGACTTGGCAGGAAGGACAGTCGACTCTCAAGTTgtgggttgcaggttcgaatccctttcgccaaaaatgctcactctttcagccaggTGGCTTATAAGGTAATGGTtaattctcactattcgttgacaaagcAATGGTCTAACTTGGGCCACCTCAGATAACccatgtgtaactttgtgcgaaataccaaacaaattttattatatgGTTAAGACtacttttataacaaacagaACATGCTGAATGTAAGTAATGAAGTAAGTCTACTTACTTTTTAAAACGACTATGATATTCACCTGATCATAAATCAGACCCTT
This genomic window from Tachypleus tridentatus isolate NWPU-2018 chromosome 10, ASM421037v1, whole genome shotgun sequence contains:
- the LOC143229026 gene encoding uncharacterized protein LOC143229026 isoform X1 produces the protein MDTHTKVIVFLLMEVLTTVALESQPIDQSHVLSAKETVQSVDQEIPTARVLQLSERKDSSFRKEEHQPPEGLKGSYGYRDENGDLVVRFYAADDSGYRIVKEERYPSSHIGRDGYDNNKHRTNFYDPDHIRHRTYPRNYHNDFFSRNYRPSSKTYRNYDKQYPNIHKNTHGFDAYYPTHKFRARDNSQYPNSVYQYNENIRPSEFPEFHKHRNNFNHGHHYAFPTQFFSNNPQRQFFQNQHPVFSQTYDDFHRFKKQYSTS
- the LOC143229026 gene encoding uncharacterized protein LOC143229026 isoform X2 gives rise to the protein MKVEIVFLLMEVLTTVALESQPIDQSHVLSAKETVQSVDQEIPTARVLQLSERKDSSFRKEEHQPPEGLKGSYGYRDENGDLVVRFYAADDSGYRIVKEERYPSSHIGRDGYDNNKHRTNFYDPDHIRHRTYPRNYHNDFFSRNYRPSSKTYRNYDKQYPNIHKNTHGFDAYYPTHKFRARDNSQYPNSVYQYNENIRPSEFPEFHKHRNNFNHGHHYAFPTQFFSNNPQRQFFQNQHPVFSQTYDDFHRFKKQYSTS